A stretch of Candidatus Krumholzibacteriota bacterium DNA encodes these proteins:
- a CDS encoding zf-HC2 domain-containing protein: MMGCERMETDGMRYLDGEMSLQEKSEFEKHLDSCRACREAVAQMNRLGILTRGVVIKDPRDSFWDGYWKSIYRRIERKTAWIFILLGGILIILYELYRAVRDMGELTISKIAIILLLTGLAILLASVVRERIHQRKVDRYRDIKR, translated from the coding sequence GTGATGGGTTGTGAACGGATGGAAACGGATGGAATGCGTTATCTCGATGGCGAGATGTCGCTTCAGGAAAAATCGGAATTCGAAAAACATCTCGATTCCTGCCGGGCGTGCAGGGAAGCTGTCGCCCAGATGAACAGGCTCGGGATACTTACCCGCGGGGTCGTCATCAAGGACCCGCGGGACTCGTTCTGGGACGGATACTGGAAGTCGATCTACAGGAGGATCGAGAGAAAGACCGCGTGGATATTCATACTGCTCGGCGGTATCCTCATCATCCTTTACGAATTGTACAGAGCGGTGAGGGACATGGGCGAGTTGACAATCTCGAAGATCGCTATTATTCTCCTGCTGACAGGGCTTGCCATACTGCTGGCCTCTGTCGTGCGCGAAAGGATACACCAGCGGAAGGTCGACAGGTACAGGGATATCAAGAGGTAG
- a CDS encoding PTS sugar transporter subunit IIA, producing MRLSKDIKKSAISLDLAAADKDDALEELVDLLCAAYKLKARAEILEALKNRESKQSTGIGMGLAVPHAKTPAVDKLYVGFGLSRGGIDFDSIDGEKAKIFFILVSPLDVSGPHIKALAGISRLVKHEELRLALAECGNEKEFFDLVEKAEKKYL from the coding sequence ATGAGACTTTCAAAAGATATAAAAAAATCGGCTATCTCCCTCGATCTCGCCGCGGCGGACAAGGACGACGCCCTTGAAGAGCTCGTCGACCTCCTCTGCGCGGCATACAAACTGAAAGCCCGGGCGGAAATACTCGAAGCGCTGAAAAACCGCGAATCGAAGCAGAGCACGGGGATCGGAATGGGACTTGCCGTGCCGCATGCCAAGACCCCCGCGGTCGATAAATTATACGTAGGGTTCGGACTCTCCCGCGGCGGTATCGACTTCGACTCGATCGACGGCGAGAAGGCGAAGATATTCTTCATCCTCGTCTCCCCCCTCGACGTCTCCGGACCGCATATCAAGGCGCTGGCCGGGATCTCCCGCCTTGTCAAGCATGAGGAATTACGGCTCGCCCTCGCCGAATGCGGCAACGAGAAGGAATTCTTCGACCTGGTCGAAAAGGCCGAGAAGAAGTATCTCTGA
- a CDS encoding CBS domain-containing protein codes for MNIGKYIREDFRRLSPDAPLKEVARAFFESGESVLPVVEEDGSLAGIITIDDFILIFLPEYIDMIRSVDFIHNFGALEKDSFSVEEMLFVAEDLMRVDVTVLDVSDSVMKAAAVLHKHNLPRIPVLSGGRLVGMISQNDVCRAIYDMDEEK; via the coding sequence TTGAACATAGGAAAATATATCAGGGAGGATTTTCGAAGGCTCTCCCCCGACGCTCCCCTCAAGGAAGTCGCCAGGGCTTTCTTCGAGTCGGGTGAATCGGTCCTTCCGGTCGTCGAGGAGGACGGCTCGCTTGCCGGGATCATAACAATCGACGATTTCATCCTGATCTTTCTCCCCGAATATATAGACATGATAAGAAGCGTCGACTTCATACATAATTTCGGCGCCCTGGAAAAAGACTCCTTCTCGGTCGAGGAAATGCTCTTTGTCGCCGAGGACCTGATGCGCGTGGACGTCACCGTCCTCGACGTCAGCGACAGCGTGATGAAAGCCGCCGCCGTCCTTCACAAGCACAACCTTCCGCGCATCCCCGTCCTGAGCGGCGGACGCCTGGTCGGCATGATCAGCCAGAACGATGTCTGCAGGGCCATATACGATATGGATGAAGAGAAGTGA
- a CDS encoding RNA polymerase sigma factor: MERTTEISRETLLEWKKGNVRAFEEIVTVTRQRAYSFALGLVGNSEDARDLSQEAFIAAHNARKSFDADKPFFPWFYRILRNRCLNFIRSRARKREISMDILIEKASTEASPDTSMIRKENAEALWKGLFALSEEHREVMVLRCFYDLSYREISETLVISEGTVMSRLFYARKALYGILKDRFDESQMEGDDA; the protein is encoded by the coding sequence TTGGAAAGAACAACGGAGATATCCAGAGAGACCCTGCTTGAGTGGAAAAAGGGTAACGTCAGGGCGTTCGAGGAGATCGTGACTGTGACGAGACAACGAGCCTATTCTTTCGCGCTCGGACTTGTGGGCAACAGCGAGGACGCGCGCGACCTTTCCCAGGAAGCGTTCATCGCGGCGCACAATGCCCGCAAGAGCTTCGACGCCGATAAACCCTTTTTCCCGTGGTTTTACAGGATACTGAGGAATCGTTGCCTCAATTTTATCCGCAGCAGGGCGAGAAAAAGGGAAATATCGATGGATATCCTTATCGAAAAGGCAAGCACCGAGGCTTCTCCAGACACCAGCATGATCAGGAAGGAGAACGCCGAAGCGCTGTGGAAGGGTCTCTTCGCCCTGTCGGAAGAGCACAGGGAGGTTATGGTCCTGCGCTGCTTTTACGACCTGTCGTACAGGGAGATATCGGAGACTCTCGTGATTTCCGAGGGAACTGTCATGTCGCGCCTCTTCTATGCCAGGAAGGCTCTCTATGGCATTTTGAAGGACAGGTTTGACGAGTCCCAGATGGAAGGGGATGATGCGTGA
- a CDS encoding ArsB/NhaD family transporter, with product MTTQTIIALSVFVIAYGLIISERIHRTKIALLGAALVVIFHVLTQKEAFSYIDFNTIGLLIGMMLLISVIKETGVFTYIAIVITKKTEGDSWKILLWFSIFTAVASALLDNVTTVLLIAPITILIAEMLDISPFPFLVAEILASNIGGTATLIGDPPNILIGSATDLTFLDFLVNLGPVVVIVLAVTLLLLRVLFRKDLKVEFVDFKKVIEGMDETKVIKDRKLLVRSMIILGVTMAGFIIHDYLGLKPATVAMAGGSALLVWSGTDIEKRFEEIEWTTLFFFIGLFVLVGGLEKVGLLEKLANGVLSISGNLIVLSLCILWVSAIASSFLDNIPFVAAMIPLLAKISIALFPNVDGLDEAAYALYYIKQSQPLWWALALGACMGGNGTLVGASANVVIAGFSEKTSSPLNFKNYLRYGFPLMIVSIVISSAYLLVRYLFLK from the coding sequence GTGACGACGCAAACGATTATAGCTCTTTCAGTCTTCGTTATCGCCTACGGCCTTATAATCTCCGAGAGGATCCACAGGACGAAGATCGCGCTGCTCGGCGCGGCGCTCGTCGTGATCTTTCACGTCCTCACCCAGAAAGAGGCTTTCAGTTATATCGACTTCAATACGATCGGGCTGCTGATCGGGATGATGCTCCTGATCAGCGTCATAAAGGAGACCGGCGTATTCACCTATATCGCGATCGTCATCACGAAAAAGACCGAGGGCGACAGCTGGAAGATACTCCTCTGGTTCTCGATCTTCACCGCGGTCGCCTCCGCCCTTCTCGACAACGTGACAACCGTTCTTCTGATAGCTCCGATAACGATACTGATCGCCGAGATGCTCGATATCAGCCCATTCCCCTTTCTCGTCGCCGAGATCCTCGCCTCCAACATCGGGGGAACTGCGACGTTGATCGGTGATCCCCCGAACATACTGATCGGCAGCGCCACCGATCTCACTTTCCTCGATTTTCTCGTCAATCTCGGCCCGGTAGTAGTGATAGTCCTGGCCGTGACACTACTCCTGCTGAGAGTCCTTTTCAGGAAAGATCTCAAAGTCGAGTTCGTCGATTTCAAGAAGGTGATCGAGGGGATGGACGAGACGAAGGTGATAAAGGACAGGAAACTTCTCGTCCGTTCGATGATAATCCTTGGGGTAACGATGGCGGGATTCATAATTCACGACTATCTTGGCCTCAAGCCGGCGACCGTCGCGATGGCAGGCGGTTCGGCTCTTCTCGTCTGGAGCGGGACGGATATAGAGAAAAGGTTCGAGGAGATAGAATGGACGACTCTTTTCTTCTTCATCGGCCTCTTCGTCCTCGTCGGGGGGCTCGAGAAGGTCGGGCTGCTCGAGAAGCTCGCCAACGGCGTCCTTTCGATCAGCGGCAATCTCATCGTCCTGAGCCTCTGCATCCTCTGGGTCTCGGCTATCGCCTCTTCATTCCTCGACAACATACCGTTCGTCGCGGCGATGATCCCGCTGCTGGCAAAGATCAGCATCGCCCTCTTCCCCAACGTCGACGGGCTCGATGAGGCGGCGTACGCGCTCTATTATATAAAGCAGTCCCAGCCGCTCTGGTGGGCGCTCGCCCTGGGAGCCTGCATGGGTGGAAACGGGACTCTCGTCGGAGCCTCGGCCAACGTCGTCATAGCCGGCTTCAGCGAGAAGACGAGCAGCCCCCTTAATTTCAAGAATTATTTAAGGTATGGATTCCCGTTGATGATCGTCTCGATCGTGATCTCAAGCGCCTACCTGCTCGTCAGGTATCTCTTCCTGAAATAA
- a CDS encoding YbjQ family protein: MIIVTLETVPGRKIVETLGLVRGNTIRARNIGRDILAVMRNIVGGEIVEYTKMIAESREQALDRMLDEAKALGADAVVGFRFTTSSMMDGAAELLAYGTAVRTEAL, translated from the coding sequence ATGATAATAGTCACTCTGGAAACGGTACCGGGCAGGAAGATCGTGGAGACCCTCGGCCTCGTGCGGGGGAATACGATCCGGGCGCGCAATATCGGCAGGGATATCCTGGCTGTAATGAGGAATATCGTCGGCGGCGAGATCGTCGAATACACCAAGATGATAGCCGAATCGCGCGAACAGGCCCTCGACAGGATGCTCGACGAGGCCAAGGCTCTCGGTGCCGACGCCGTCGTGGGATTCAGGTTCACCACTTCCTCGATGATGGACGGGGCGGCCGAACTGCTCGCCTACGGGACCGCTGTAAGGACAGAGGCTCTCTGA
- a CDS encoding MBL fold metallo-hydrolase — translation MKLGRFTLKAIETGHFRLDGGAMFGVVPRVLWEKTDPADADNRISMHMRALYVEGDGRRALVDSGAGTKLGEKMLKNYLIECLPVRDVLKASGIDPDAITDVIATHLHFDHAGGYTYFDEEGRPALSFPDAVHYIQKRQWDAALNPNEKDRASFFPENFLPIADLGRLKLLDGEAEIFPGVTVLPVDGHTDGQQVVLIETGEGSLLYCGDLIPLASHVNLPYIMAYDHHPLQTLGEKKELLGRAADGDWILFFEHDPKIAACRVRRNEKGRFEIYDTGLFQEEIPDEQVGA, via the coding sequence ATGAAACTTGGCCGTTTTACGCTCAAGGCTATCGAAACAGGGCATTTCCGCCTCGACGGCGGAGCGATGTTCGGGGTCGTTCCGAGGGTGCTCTGGGAGAAGACCGACCCTGCCGACGCTGACAACCGGATCTCGATGCATATGAGAGCGCTCTATGTCGAGGGGGACGGGCGCAGGGCGCTCGTCGACAGCGGCGCGGGGACTAAGCTCGGCGAGAAGATGCTGAAGAACTATCTGATCGAATGCCTGCCGGTCAGAGATGTCCTTAAGGCCAGCGGTATCGATCCCGACGCGATAACAGATGTCATCGCGACTCACCTTCATTTCGACCATGCCGGCGGATATACATATTTCGACGAAGAAGGGAGACCGGCTCTCTCATTTCCAGACGCCGTCCACTACATACAGAAACGGCAGTGGGATGCCGCCCTCAATCCGAACGAAAAGGACAGGGCGAGCTTTTTCCCCGAGAATTTCCTCCCGATCGCCGATCTTGGCAGGCTCAAGCTTCTGGATGGCGAGGCGGAGATATTTCCCGGCGTGACAGTGCTGCCGGTCGACGGACATACCGACGGTCAGCAGGTCGTGCTCATCGAGACCGGTGAAGGATCGCTCCTCTATTGCGGAGACCTAATCCCGCTTGCCAGCCATGTAAATCTTCCGTACATAATGGCTTACGACCACCACCCACTTCAGACTCTCGGGGAGAAGAAGGAACTCCTCGGCAGGGCGGCAGACGGGGACTGGATCCTCTTTTTCGAGCATGATCCGAAGATCGCCGCGTGCAGGGTGAGAAGAAACGAAAAGGGAAGGTTCGAGATCTACGATACCGGCTTATTTCAGGAAGAGATACCTGACGAGCAGGTAGGCGCTTGA